The Desulfomicrobium macestii nucleotide sequence CAAGGCGATGAGATCGACACCTTGAGAGTCATTGGCCGTGTTTTGTGGAGCAGCCGGGCTTACGCCTAGAAATTTTTTTGCCGGGCTGATTAACAAAAGTTAATTCTCAATAAATGGGAGGCCTTCCATGCAACAGCGATTTTGTGAATGTGGACATCCGGTTCTGGTGGCGTACGTGATCACGAAAAATGGGATTCTGCACGTCTACCGGGTAAATGCGCGTTTCGGTTCCCCGATGCGCTGCCCGTCGTGCGGGAAGCATCTGGATATAAACGAATTGAGGTAGGGCGGGACTGGTCTTGAAGGGTTTGGCGGACTGGACTCCGGCTTATGTGCGAGTCCTTCGGGAGCCTGTGAAGAGGGCAAGAAAAAAGGAGCAAACAGTGTTTGCTCCTTTGTTTCTCAAGTGGTGCGCCCGGCATGATTCGAACATGCGACCTACTGATTCGTAGTCAGGCACTCTATCCAACTGAGCTACGGGCGCGTCGAGAAAACGGTTTTTATGGGCAAGCTACCTGAATGTCAACAGTTTTTCTTGCCGTAATCAGGACTGCGCCCATTTTTTTTCAAGTTGCCCCGCTACATCACCCCTAAGTCAGCACATTCGGCCTTGCAGGCCGCCTTTGTTCATGCGGCGCGCAGACCGCGTGAGTCTTATCCTGCCGAAGCGTTCGGGCACCACGCGGCATCGGCTGAATTTCGTTGCCGGTCATGGAACCGGGGCGCACTTCAGTTCGTGGTCGCGGACACTTCCTCGTCTTCCTCTTCAATCTCGACAGGCAATGAAAGAAGGACCGCTGAGTCGGCAATGGGCATCTCCTGGACGCTTTGCAGCTTGCGGCCGATGACCCGCGTTCTGACCTTGGCCTTCTCGATGGTCTCGGATGCCTGGTGGATCTTTTTCTGCACCGCATCCAGAATCTCGCCGTACTTGCCCCACTCGGTCTTGACGGCTCCGAGCAGATTCCAGACTTCGCTGGAGCGTTTCTGGATGGCCAGGGTACGAAAACCCATCTGCAGGCTGTTCAGGATGGACCACAGGGTCGTGGGTCCGGCGATGACGATCCGAAAATCGCGCTGAATGCTCTCGCTCAGGCCCGGCCTTCGGATGACCTCGGCGAAAAGGCCCTCGATGGGCAGGAACAGGATTCCGAAATCCGTCGTGTGCGGCGGGCTTACGTATTTGTCGCGGATGTCCCTGGCGCAGGCCTTGACCCGGATCTCCAGTTGTTTTCCTGCCGTTTCCAGGGCCTCCACGTCGCCGCGCTCCTGGGCTTCGAGCAGGCGCTGGTAGTCCTCGATGGGAAATTTCGCGTCGATGGGCAGCAGCACGGGCGCCTCACTGTCCTGGCCCGGCAGCCTGATCGCGAATTCCACCCGCTCCGCGCCTCCTTTCGTGGCGACGTTTTTTGCATACTGCTCGGCGCTCAGGACCTGCTCCAAAAGGGCACCGAGCTGCACCTCGCCCCAGGTTCCGCGCGTCTTCACGTTGGTCAGGACTTTTTTCAGATCGCCAACGCCCGTGGCCAGGGACTGCATCTCCCCGAGGCCCTTGTGGACCTGTTCGAGGCGCTCGCTGACCTGCTTGAAGGATTCGCCCAGCCGTTTTTCCAGGGTGCCCTGAAGCTTCTCGTCGACGGTCTGGCGCATGGTTTCGAGTTGCCTGGCGTTGTCGGTCTGGAGCATGTGCAGCTTTGTCTCCACGGTGCTGCGGACCGTTTCAAGCTTGGCGGCGTTGGTCTCCGAGAGGCTTGCGATGGCGGCGACCATGGCGTCGAGCTGCTTTTTCTGCGTTTGCCCCAGGTCGCCGACGGTCCTGGTTGAAGTCTCTGAAATGCCGTTCAGGGTGGCCAGTATCTCCTCCCTCAGGGCCTTGGAGTTGGCCGAAGCCTGCTGCCCGAGGCTGTCCAGCTGAGTCAGGTTGGAGGCGGCGAAGGATGCGAAATTCTGCGCGAGCGTGTCCAGCTGTCTTGCTTGCGCGCAGCCGGCGTCGGAGACCCTGTGCATGAGGCCGCCGCCCAGTTCCTTGAATGCGGCGATGACCTCGCGGCGCTGCTCAAGCAGGAGGCGTCCGGTTTCATCCCGGTTCCGGGTGATCTCGTCGTGCAGAATCCGCTCGGTCCTCTCCATGGATTTCTCGACCGCTTCCAGGCGCGCGCCAAGGAGCAGGGTGTTTTTTGAAGTGCGCAGCATGATGGCCAGCAGCAGGAGGATGGTCAGAGCGGGGAGCGCGATGGGGGCGTAGAGGAGAATTTCGTGCATGAGGACCTCGGGGATTTATTGCCGGATGAAGGAAAACGACCGCGAAACCATTTTAAGCCGTCCGTTTGCGGCGGTCTTCGCCAACGGGCTGCTTGAAGGCTGAACCGGCGCGGCTTGCAAGCTGTTCTGATATCAGGATTTGGAAGACCGTGCCCGGATTTTTCTGGGCATGGTCCCGCCATGCCGGGACCATGGGCCTGCCGAATGGATGCGCCATGACCGGTTGCGACTCGCGGGCGAGGATGAAGGCAAAAGTGCTGGAAATCAATGATGATGGGTGGGTATTTTTCGGCAGATTTGTTTTGGTCTGGCGCCAGACGCGGTCAATCGCCTCTGGCGGGGGAGGTCGCCCGGGGCGCGAGATGTCCGGGATGGGGCGTCATTGGCCGGATTTCAGGATATACCCGAGCCAGACGTCCCGGTTGCCCAGCAGGGAACGGCTGCGCGTATGTTCAAGAATTGTCAGTTCCTGCCGTCCGAATTCCCGCCGCAGCTCCGAATCCGACCAGAGCTGGAAAACCCGCCCGTCCTCGCTCTT carries:
- a CDS encoding DNA recombination protein RmuC, whose product is MHEILLYAPIALPALTILLLLAIMLRTSKNTLLLGARLEAVEKSMERTERILHDEITRNRDETGRLLLEQRREVIAAFKELGGGLMHRVSDAGCAQARQLDTLAQNFASFAASNLTQLDSLGQQASANSKALREEILATLNGISETSTRTVGDLGQTQKKQLDAMVAAIASLSETNAAKLETVRSTVETKLHMLQTDNARQLETMRQTVDEKLQGTLEKRLGESFKQVSERLEQVHKGLGEMQSLATGVGDLKKVLTNVKTRGTWGEVQLGALLEQVLSAEQYAKNVATKGGAERVEFAIRLPGQDSEAPVLLPIDAKFPIEDYQRLLEAQERGDVEALETAGKQLEIRVKACARDIRDKYVSPPHTTDFGILFLPIEGLFAEVIRRPGLSESIQRDFRIVIAGPTTLWSILNSLQMGFRTLAIQKRSSEVWNLLGAVKTEWGKYGEILDAVQKKIHQASETIEKAKVRTRVIGRKLQSVQEMPIADSAVLLSLPVEIEEEDEEVSATTN